A single Trypanosoma brucei gambiense DAL972 chromosome 9, complete sequence DNA region contains:
- a CDS encoding T. brucei spp.-specific protein: protein MNDQDRFHSPLWCVNYPIELCYSSSCLTHPLSSNYCCCFQCTYLSLKLCGMNEDTVVSWRNSFCTMENARNLEQTIPPVSVPCQAEDSAHPSLQQGSLFPSRFSRCVSPGSMPLQPDAVVDDQAEPTSPPISRNQNDATSNPNAPDASVAPRPVEACAISTLVNDDSSTFHRSLDAPEVVKSPALTVRRRKIVAGSNSFRGSTQLAQNSVSDFSLSRQHVDDFSLTDAESKHTNGMSFSSHVAAIPMHAVASLLFTTQRRSLMGHYFHTWWRCALLARQIGANFRSPESSREAASTDLRKAVSVAQANQLLGRTEIPHLNRPALMSCDSSVNASPFTSPVKRGISTGKCVPSCCAPSSRASSAHRSPGMLLVPFGPTRDQSPAVRGLQRLSIGNLQCSRDFCTGMTRETRSDSGSSGTDQRPPAISVDMLHVYTSILTEEEWGARTTVMREEASERYKIQTLTSEVLDRDFKEALCRRRAVMLRGCPQSDGLRRAKGGGNREACVDRHHLPGRPEGSSERQGCAPLPNSAAAIYVLPEAANAPKSESKDDPLNGLMACTSPPSSHGCNPLTAGPVGNTAGVSHGILPNSCASLASSGAHAENSISICISNCSENTVESGRPHNPSEAPKGDTTEPIREPLGSSKPQKDDTTAADCTEAKKLLDDSLELDLQRYLQLDLVDREREDRLRIVKKYRNGLQQLLNIFFGKKHCRTRPNDTSNQN, encoded by the coding sequence ATGAATGACCAGGACCGTTTTCACTCTCCCCTCTGGTGTGTGAATTACCCAATCGAGTTATGCTATTCTTCTAGCTGTCTAACACATCCCCTCTCATCTaattattgctgttgttttcaaTGCACATATCTTTCCCTCAAATTGTGTGGTATGAACGAAGATACAGTTGTTTCTTGGAGAAACTCCTTTTGTACGATGGAAAACGCAAGGAATCTGGAGCAAACGATCCCACCAGTTAGTGTCCCTTGTCAAGCTGAAGACTCTGCTCATCCCTCGCTGCAGCAGGGCTCATTGTTCCCCTCTCGATTTTCTCGGTGCGTGAGCCCAGGCTCCATGCCGCTCCAACCAGATGCAGTTGTAGACGACCAGGCGGAGCCCACTTCGCCGCCGATATCACGCAACCAAAATGATGCCACATCGAACCCGAATGCTCCTGACGCATCCGTAGCACCGCGACCGGTGGAAGCCTGTGCCATAAGCACATTGGTTAATGACGATTCCTCTACCTTCCATCGGTCGCTGGATGCGCCTGAAGTTGTAAAGTCACCCGCGCTAACAGTAAGGAGACGTAAGATTGTTGCGGGAAGTAATTCCTTCCGCGGCTCAACTCAACTTGCCCAGAACTCTGTCAGTGATTTTAGCCTATCCAGGCAACACGTCGACGATTTTTCACTTACCGATGCGGAGAGCAAACATACTAATGGAATGTCCTTCAGCTCTCATGTTGCTGCGATCCCCATGCATGCGGTTGCGAGCTTGCTGTTCACAACACAGAGGAGGTCATTGATGGGACATTACTTCCACACGTGGTGGAGGTGCGCCTTGCTCGCTCGCCAAATTGGGGCTAATTTCAGAAGTCCCGAATCATCAAGAGAGGCTGCATCGACAGATTTGAGGAAGGCAGTGAGTGTCGCGCAAGCGAACCAGTTGTTAGGCAGGACGGAGATCCCTCACTTGAACCGGCCCGCGCTAATGTCATGCGACAGTTCCGTAAACGCCTCGCCATTCACTTCGCCCGTAAAAAGAGGGATCTCAACGGGAAAGTGTGTACCCAGCTGCTGCGCCCCGTCGTCGAGAGCTTCGTCTGCTCACCGGAGCCCTGGAATGCTGCTGGTCCCATTTGGCCCCACGAGAGACCAGTCCCCAGCCGTGCGGGGGCTTCAAAGGTTGAGCATAGGAAATTTGCAGTGTTCAAGAGATTTCTGCACGGGTATGACAAGGGAGACCCGATCCGACAGTGGAAGTAGCGGCACCGACCAACGCCCACCAGCGATTTCAGTAGATATGCTCCACGTTTACACGAGCATATTAACGGAAGAGGAGTGGGGGGCTCGCACCACAGTTATGCGAGAAGAGGCTTCCGAACGCTACAAAATTCAAACGCTCACAAGTGAGGTATTAGATCGAGATTTTAAGGAAGCTTTGTGTAGGAGGAGGGCTGTCATGCTTCGTGGATGCCCGCAATCGGATGGTTTGCGAAGAGCAAAAGGTGGCGGTAATAGGGAAGCTTGTGTTGACCGCCACCACTTACCGGGGCGGCCGGAGGGTTCGAGTGAGCGTCAAGGGTGTGCTCCGTTACCAAACTCAGCGGCCGCGATATACGTGCTGCCGGAAGCTGCAAATGCTCCGAAAAGCGAAAGTAAAGATGACCCCTTAAACGGCCTCATGGCGTGTACTTCTCCTCCATCGTCTCACGGCTGCAACCCACTAACAGCCGGGCCCGTAGGCAATACAGCGGGTGTGTCTCATGGAATACTACCCAACTCGTGCGCTTCTTTAGCAAGCAGTGGCGCTCACGCAGAGAACAGCATCTCCATTTGCATATCCAACTGTTCCGAAAACACGGTGGAATCAGGTCGACCTCACAATCCCTCCGAAGCCCCAAAAGGGGACACAACAGAGCCGATCAGGGAGCCGTTGGGATCGTCCAAACCCCAAAAAGATGATACGACCGCTGCAGACTGCACGGAAGCCAAAAAATTATTGGACGACTCATTGGAGCTTGACCTTCAGAGGTATTTGCAGCTGGATTTAGTGGATAGGGAACGTGAGGATAGGCTTCGCATCGTAAAGAAGTACCGCAATGGTCTACAGCAACTGTTAAACATTTTCTTTGGGAAGAAGCACTGTCGAACACGTCCTAATGATACTAGTAATCAAAATTAA
- a CDS encoding DNA-damage inducible protein DDI1-like protein,putative: MKITCTDESGNVYSAELDPTAMVEDLSVLVEVEIGIPVEEQLLMAPTGVILRLDETFGAQGITTDCCVTVRRQVLGGGLKRPAEERPDRIPEVHASEERSHILELYATELMSDQDQLQQLVSPEFDETDPAIQSRIYEEISKRNVEENLANALEFAPEAFTRVSMLHVTVEINKVKVKALVDCGAQTSVVSAATAERCGINWLVDKRAVGTVHGVGEQRSLGRIHLTQANLGGLFIPISLVVLESETFDLIIGLDQMKKHRMIIDLKDDCLRVGGTAIPFLSDSEVSEEPHRGTPFVLGGGDGNEDNNAAEVPTAGANQGTAAKRSTAPSGPNISSAEKEQAIETFVSLTHLERQQAIALLEAVNWNPHAAMSLLMEE, encoded by the coding sequence ATGAAAATTACCTGTACGGATGAAAGTGGCAATGTGTACTCAGCGGAATTGGATCCAACCGCGATGGTTGAGGACCTTTCCGTTCTTGTAGAGGTGGAGATTGGTATACCCGTGGAGGAACAGTTGCTTATGGCACCTACCGGTGTGATATTGCGTCTGGATGAAACGTTTGGGGCCCAGGGTATAACAACTGACTGTTGTGTCACGGTGAGACGCCAGGTGTTGGGAGGAGGCTTGAAACGGCCAGCGGAAGAGCGACCAGACAGGATACCGGAAGTGCATGCCAGTGAAGAACGATCTCACATACTGGAGCTGTACGCAACCGAACTGATGTCTGACCAGGATCAGTTGCAGCAGCTCGTGTCGCCGGAGTTTGACGAAACAGACCCGGCCATACAGAGCAGGATATATGAGGAAATTAGTAAACGCAACGTGGAAGAGAACTTAGCAAATGCGCTTGAGTTTGCACCAGAGGCGTTCACCCGTGTAAGCATGCTCCACGTCACGGTTGAGATTAATAAGGTAAAGGTGAAGGCCTTGGTTGATTGCGGCGCGCAAACGTCCGTCGTGAGTGCCGCCACCGCCGAGCGCTGCGGCATCAATTGGTTGGTTGACAAGAGGGCAGTGGGTACCGTTCACGGTGTTGGTGAGCAGCGTTCGCTGGGTCGAATTCATCTTACGCAGGCAAACCTAGGTGGGTTGTTTATTCCCATCTCTCTAGTTGTACTAGAAAGTGAAACTTTTGATCTCATTATTGGACTAGACCAGATGAAAAAGCACCGCATGATCATTGACCTCAAGGACGATTGCCTGCGTGTGGGTGGTACCGCTATACCATTTCTCAGTGACTCAGAAGTATCGGAAGAACCGCATAGGGGGACACCATTTGTGCTTGGAGGTGGCGATGGCAACGAGGACAACAATGCCGCAGAAGTTCCGACGGCTGGCGCAAACCAGGGCACGGCAGCGAAAAGAAGTACGGCACCTTCCGGCCCTAACATCAGCTCCGCTGAAAAGGAGCAGGCAATCGAGACATTCGTTTCTCTAACCCACCTCGAAAGACAGCAGGCCATTGCACTCCTCGAGGCTGTGAACTGGAACCCACATGCGGCCATGTCACTTCTGATGGAGGAGTGA